Proteins from a genomic interval of Planctomycetota bacterium:
- a CDS encoding RNA-binding transcriptional accessory protein, whose amino-acid sequence MQKKVAPDMPGDTFQALADRLGIKREQAEAASRLLDDRLSPTFIAHYRKSATGGLDEPRLRRLATAREELRALEDLRDRVRREAKRAGLLTDELTQALDGATEAEPLRDLLELTKPGRRTAATVAAERGLAPLADYAQAGPAEGPDLARKAAEFVSHPREVRSVEDALAGAGHILAERFSRDWRLRKAVRR is encoded by the coding sequence GTGCAGAAAAAGGTTGCCCCTGACATGCCGGGTGACACGTTTCAGGCGCTGGCGGACCGGCTCGGAATCAAACGCGAGCAGGCCGAGGCTGCTTCCAGGCTCCTCGACGACCGTCTGAGCCCCACCTTCATCGCCCATTACCGCAAGTCCGCGACGGGCGGCCTCGACGAACCGAGGCTCCGCCGACTGGCCACCGCACGCGAGGAACTGCGGGCCCTCGAGGATCTGCGCGACCGCGTCCGCCGCGAAGCCAAACGCGCCGGCCTCCTGACGGACGAGTTGACGCAGGCCCTCGACGGGGCGACCGAGGCCGAACCGCTGCGGGACCTGCTGGAGTTGACGAAACCCGGCCGACGGACCGCCGCCACCGTCGCTGCCGAGCGCGGCTTGGCGCCGCTCGCGGACTATGCCCAGGCCGGCCCGGCCGAGGGACCCGACCTGGCGCGGAAGGCGGCCGAGTTCGTCAGCCACCCGCGCGAGGTGCGTTCGGTCGAGGACGCCCTCGCCGGCGCGGGCCACATCCTGGCCGAACGCTTCAGCCGCGATTGGCGCCTCCGCAAGGCGGTCCGGCGA